A genomic region of Coriobacteriia bacterium contains the following coding sequences:
- a CDS encoding ribonuclease HI family protein, whose amino-acid sequence MSSYVLRTDGGARGNPGPAGAGFVLEGPGGERVCSGGRFLGEATNNVAEYEALLWGLETAIARAATPLTVYLDSELVVKQLNGAYRVKHPGLKPLHARAVALLRALDSPRIEHVRRESNVEADALANAAMDARGTVGDTEAPSSDAQRSLF is encoded by the coding sequence GTGAGCAGTTACGTCCTACGGACCGACGGGGGCGCTCGCGGCAACCCGGGCCCGGCGGGCGCAGGCTTCGTGTTGGAGGGTCCCGGGGGCGAACGGGTCTGCTCCGGCGGGAGATTCCTCGGCGAGGCGACGAACAACGTCGCGGAGTACGAGGCTCTCCTGTGGGGGCTCGAGACGGCGATCGCGCGCGCGGCGACCCCGCTGACGGTCTATCTCGACAGTGAGCTGGTGGTAAAGCAGCTCAACGGCGCCTACCGGGTGAAGCACCCCGGGCTCAAGCCACTTCACGCGCGTGCCGTCGCCCTCCTGCGCGCTCTCGACTCGCCGCGGATCGAACACGTCAGGCGCGAGTCCAACGTGGAGGCCGACGCACTCGCCAACGCGGCGATGGATGCACGGGGCACCGTCGGGGATACCGAGGCACCGTCGTCGGACGCCCAGAGGTCGCTCTTCTGA